Proteins from a single region of Companilactobacillus farciminis KCTC 3681 = DSM 20184:
- a CDS encoding LytR/AlgR family response regulator transcription factor yields the protein MSYPIVLCEDETIQLHQLNDLMENYILFHNEFHVALQASNPDAVVDFLEKEAPQNGIYFLDIDLKAQINGIQLAQIIRQTDVQAEIIFVTTHDELAPLTLKRKVAALDFIEKDQPLDDYRQEIYDTLDYAKELIDKTRNVQHKGFSFEVGSQVYNLDRSEVIFLEASDIPHRLNLISTNGRFEFYGKLTELEEKYDFLFRISRSCLINPENIQHVDFSIRKIRFLDGSTRKFSIGKSKKLKQVIQQEL from the coding sequence ATGAGCTATCCTATCGTTCTTTGCGAAGATGAAACAATTCAACTACACCAACTAAATGATCTAATGGAAAATTACATTCTCTTTCATAATGAATTTCACGTTGCCCTACAAGCTAGTAACCCCGATGCCGTAGTGGATTTCTTAGAAAAGGAAGCTCCTCAAAACGGTATTTATTTTCTCGATATTGATTTAAAAGCACAGATCAACGGTATTCAATTGGCTCAAATCATTCGTCAGACTGACGTTCAAGCTGAAATAATCTTCGTTACAACGCATGATGAATTAGCCCCTTTGACTTTGAAACGTAAAGTTGCCGCATTAGACTTCATCGAAAAAGACCAGCCTCTGGATGATTATCGTCAAGAAATTTATGATACACTCGATTACGCCAAAGAGTTAATCGACAAGACTAGAAACGTTCAACACAAAGGTTTCTCATTTGAAGTTGGCTCTCAAGTTTATAACTTAGACCGTTCGGAAGTTATCTTTTTGGAAGCTTCTGATATCCCACACCGTCTCAATTTAATTTCTACCAATGGCCGCTTCGAATTTTATGGAAAATTAACTGAATTGGAAGAAAAATATGATTTTCTCTTCCGAATCAGTCGTTCATGTTTGATTAACCCTGAAAATATTCAGCACGTTGATTTCTCCATTCGAAAAATCCGATTTTTAGACGGCTCTACTCGGAAATTTTCCATCGGTAAATCAAAAAAGCTCAAGCAAGTCATCCAACAAGAATTATAA
- a CDS encoding GHKL domain-containing protein, with translation MLINLSDPHILRLILSWSIFYYVLNLTYHTRFPDKIRLQKYTLLVFISVILHLFLAGFALPIIFVIIYWQLHSKENNYYLINLIILNLLVKLLAVLIPTPLIMLLFPTGFDNYACSLTVGLLEFILSVAFVYFYNYFNLTAFFINRHNAIIGILIGYLYVALYMALILLQHFQTYTTLITGILIFVLIQLNFIVFIFIKAHRKRQEIYQDQFSKEQVHNLKLYTDQLESDQLKLRHFKHDYKNLLFSLKTVVQEKSPQAINQALDNLENYSDDYLNNLSMDLYQDLNNVKNPYLKSLFISKLRTINQADVTVHFTCAQKLSEVPINILDLIKLLNQAIDNAITDTQTQTHGEIQLSIIQEDQQLAFLINNTLSNLPTTKMEKDYLELLPIKELKKQYSNLFIQHSKNAKWFRFHITLIKGAR, from the coding sequence ATGCTCATAAACTTATCAGATCCGCATATTCTAAGATTGATCTTATCTTGGAGTATTTTTTACTACGTTTTGAACTTGACCTATCATACTAGGTTTCCAGATAAAATACGTCTCCAAAAATACACTCTGTTAGTGTTTATTTCAGTTATTCTTCACTTATTTTTAGCTGGTTTTGCTTTACCAATAATTTTTGTGATTATTTATTGGCAACTGCATTCTAAGGAGAATAACTACTATTTAATTAATCTAATCATCCTAAACTTATTAGTTAAACTACTAGCAGTTCTCATCCCAACCCCACTCATTATGTTATTGTTCCCAACAGGTTTCGATAATTACGCTTGTTCACTAACAGTTGGTTTATTGGAGTTCATTCTTTCTGTTGCTTTCGTTTATTTTTACAATTATTTTAATTTAACGGCTTTCTTCATTAACCGTCATAACGCTATAATCGGTATCTTGATTGGTTATCTTTACGTAGCCCTATACATGGCACTCATACTCTTGCAGCATTTCCAAACCTATACCACTCTAATTACGGGAATTTTGATTTTTGTTCTCATTCAACTCAATTTCATCGTATTTATCTTCATTAAGGCTCACCGTAAACGACAAGAAATTTATCAAGATCAATTTTCCAAAGAGCAGGTCCACAATCTAAAGCTCTACACTGACCAATTAGAAAGTGATCAATTGAAATTGCGCCATTTCAAACACGATTATAAGAATTTACTTTTCAGTTTAAAAACTGTCGTCCAAGAAAAGAGCCCTCAAGCAATCAATCAGGCTTTGGACAATTTAGAAAATTATTCAGACGACTATTTGAATAATTTATCAATGGATTTGTATCAAGACTTAAATAATGTCAAAAATCCTTATTTAAAGAGTCTTTTTATCAGTAAATTACGTACTATCAACCAAGCTGACGTTACGGTTCACTTCACTTGTGCCCAAAAATTATCTGAAGTACCAATCAACATCCTCGATTTAATTAAATTGCTCAACCAAGCTATCGACAATGCTATCACTGATACGCAGACACAAACTCATGGCGAGATTCAGCTGTCGATTATTCAAGAGGATCAACAGTTAGCTTTTCTGATCAACAATACTTTATCTAATTTGCCAACTACCAAAATGGAAAAAGATTATTTGGAACTCTTACCCATTAAGGAATTAAAGAAACAGTATTCTAATTTATTCATTCAACATAGTAAAAATGCCAAGTGGTTTCGATTCCACATCACATTAATCAAAGGAGCAAGATAA
- a CDS encoding sensor histidine kinase, whose product MQIIQNYQVYSDLVSGAMLFILIQCAFIVILFLKSDQTQKEAYSRELTKEQLKNLKMYTDQLEHDQINLQKFEHNYKKTISGLRRISQTSDYSEIQKSLTNLESYSDSYFDNISMQLFKDLNNVQNSYLKSLLISKLTLISQKKINCHFECQDVVDKLNINIFDLVRLLGISLDNAIEATAKNKGEIQIALIQESKQLSIIINNTIFSHNDVTKMMQDGFTTKKNHSGFGLVNVADIEKKYPNLFVQYRQNHHWFNLTIVIIK is encoded by the coding sequence ATGCAAATTATTCAAAACTACCAAGTTTATTCCGATTTAGTTTCTGGAGCAATGCTGTTCATCTTAATACAATGTGCATTTATCGTCATTCTATTTTTGAAAAGTGATCAAACCCAAAAAGAAGCTTATAGCCGCGAACTTACTAAAGAACAACTAAAAAACCTAAAAATGTATACCGATCAATTGGAACACGACCAAATCAACCTTCAAAAATTTGAACATAATTACAAAAAAACCATCTCTGGTTTAAGAAGAATTTCTCAAACGAGTGACTACTCAGAAATCCAAAAATCACTAACTAATCTTGAAAGCTATTCTGACAGTTACTTTGATAATATCTCAATGCAACTGTTCAAGGATTTAAATAACGTTCAGAATTCTTATTTAAAGAGCCTTCTTATCAGTAAATTAACTCTGATCAGTCAAAAGAAAATCAATTGTCATTTCGAATGCCAAGACGTCGTCGACAAATTAAACATTAATATCTTTGATTTGGTTCGATTACTCGGAATTTCTCTCGACAATGCTATTGAAGCGACAGCCAAGAACAAAGGCGAGATCCAAATCGCTCTAATCCAGGAATCAAAACAGCTATCTATCATTATCAACAACACTATTTTTTCGCATAACGACGTTACAAAGATGATGCAAGATGGCTTTACTACCAAGAAGAACCATTCTGGTTTCGGACTAGTCAATGTTGCTGACATTGAAAAAAAATATCCCAACTTATTCGTACAATATCGTCAAAACCACCACTGGTTCAATCTAACTATCGTAATTATCAAATAA
- a CDS encoding bacteriocin immunity protein — protein sequence MDKVEKMMRQLSQAYNDPEMDKRPDLKEVIFRAAQELEKDGTADLVASKLCKEIPVDYLINKKDFPEAMFKLYYQLKGKETRYDGIAMASIFSSVWF from the coding sequence ATGGATAAAGTGGAAAAAATGATGAGACAATTAAGTCAGGCTTATAATGACCCAGAAATGGATAAACGCCCCGATTTGAAAGAAGTAATTTTTAGAGCTGCTCAGGAACTAGAAAAGGATGGTACAGCTGATTTGGTCGCCTCAAAATTGTGCAAGGAAATTCCTGTCGATTATTTAATCAATAAGAAAGATTTCCCTGAAGCAATGTTCAAATTGTATTATCAATTAAAGGGCAAAGAGACAAGGTATGACGGTATTGCGATGGCATCTATTTTTAGTAGTGTTTGGTTCTAA
- a CDS encoding IS3 family transposase, with protein MKQQHRLAYQAIKEVSQNNHGAITVLLRVVGVSRQAYSKYWTRTETEKELQDKLLKERIMYWYELNTKTIGAGKILINLLADNQITFKVSLKQVKRLMRELDIKCQSRIKKHNRSKQKEIYIQDNVLNQNFEVTGPNQVWLCDSTEIPYGLNGEYKVRLSGVLDLYGRYLISSNISLTETSAAEIIVFQRAFTKAGNVCPMVHTDRGSAFTSLSFGNFLDEHGVIRSMSRPGTPYDNSPMERWWSEFKLRWMNRHPMPKTYKELVKLVNEGIHYFNHINRSQTINGHTPAEHWDMAI; from the coding sequence GTGAAACAACAACATAGATTGGCTTACCAGGCAATAAAGGAAGTCAGTCAAAATAATCATGGAGCCATAACCGTTTTACTGCGCGTTGTCGGTGTTAGCCGACAAGCATATAGCAAATACTGGACTCGTACAGAAACGGAAAAGGAACTTCAAGATAAGCTATTAAAAGAACGTATTATGTACTGGTACGAATTAAATACTAAGACTATTGGTGCAGGCAAGATATTGATTAACCTATTAGCGGATAATCAAATCACATTTAAGGTTTCACTTAAACAAGTGAAACGTTTAATGAGAGAATTAGACATTAAATGTCAGTCTAGAATCAAGAAACACAATCGTTCTAAACAAAAAGAGATTTATATACAAGATAATGTACTGAATCAAAATTTCGAGGTAACGGGACCTAATCAAGTCTGGTTATGTGACTCAACAGAAATTCCTTACGGCTTAAACGGCGAATATAAAGTCCGTTTGAGTGGAGTTTTAGACCTCTACGGTCGTTATTTAATTTCAAGTAATATCAGCCTTACAGAAACTTCAGCAGCTGAAATAATTGTATTTCAACGTGCATTTACAAAAGCTGGTAATGTGTGTCCGATGGTCCATACGGACCGCGGATCAGCGTTTACGTCATTATCATTTGGAAATTTTTTAGATGAACATGGCGTTATTAGAAGTATGTCAAGACCAGGTACACCGTACGATAATTCACCAATGGAACGTTGGTGGAGTGAATTCAAATTACGTTGGATGAATCGCCATCCAATGCCTAAGACTTACAAAGAACTAGTCAAACTTGTCAACGAAGGAATTCACTATTTCAATCATATAAACAGATCACAAACAATAAATGGCCATACCCCAGCAGAACACTGGGATATGGCCATCTAA
- a CDS encoding helix-turn-helix domain-containing protein — translation MPRSKHSLQEKLDLVLGFKESTYPLRTFARKNNIVHKTFRRWVHLFDQYGIDGLKEITKRTKYSYKFKLQVVTDYLEGKGSLETIAYKYGLRNTFQVSDWVFKYNNGKLLKDGSPRKKNSIMKKKITFEERIEIVEYVVKGKHTYKEAAEKYSISYQQVRSWVLKSKDGGYKALIDGRGHHKAKDDLTELDKAHLKIRELESQLKDQKLIEEFAKKLQEIQHRG, via the coding sequence ATGCCTAGAAGTAAACACTCACTTCAAGAAAAGCTAGATTTAGTGCTAGGATTCAAAGAGTCAACTTATCCACTCAGAACATTTGCCAGAAAAAATAATATTGTTCATAAAACTTTTCGTAGATGGGTCCATCTCTTCGATCAATATGGAATCGACGGCCTGAAGGAAATAACAAAGCGTACAAAATATTCATATAAATTTAAATTACAAGTCGTGACAGACTATCTTGAAGGTAAAGGTTCTTTAGAAACCATTGCCTATAAATATGGTTTAAGAAATACTTTTCAAGTATCGGACTGGGTGTTCAAGTATAATAATGGAAAACTGTTGAAGGATGGCTCACCAAGAAAGAAGAATTCCATTATGAAAAAAAAGATAACCTTTGAAGAACGTATCGAAATCGTAGAGTATGTCGTTAAGGGCAAACATACTTATAAGGAAGCTGCAGAAAAGTATTCCATATCTTATCAACAAGTTCGTTCTTGGGTTTTAAAATCCAAGGACGGCGGTTATAAAGCTTTGATCGATGGCCGGGGCCATCACAAAGCAAAAGATGACTTAACAGAATTAGATAAAGCGCATTTAAAAATCAGAGAATTGGAATCCCAATTAAAAGACCAAAAATTAATTGAGGAATTCGCAAAAAAATTGCAAGAAATTCAGCACAGGGGGTGA
- a CDS encoding GntR family transcriptional regulator, with protein MEYIDSIPIYLQIKDILYRKIISNEYELGSQLPSVRQLAVQFSANTNTVQKSLKEMMEEEVITPQRGKGNFVTEDEQIVKKLRNHIVNEMFDATYDKLHSLNMNDQEIIDSFKNYVKQRDEGDE; from the coding sequence ATGGAATATATCGACAGCATACCAATTTATTTACAGATCAAGGATATTTTGTATCGCAAGATCATCAGTAATGAGTATGAACTAGGGTCACAGCTTCCTTCTGTTAGACAGTTGGCAGTTCAATTTTCTGCAAATACTAATACCGTTCAAAAATCGCTTAAAGAAATGATGGAAGAAGAGGTAATCACTCCACAGCGTGGTAAAGGTAATTTTGTAACTGAAGATGAACAGATCGTGAAAAAATTAAGAAATCACATTGTTAATGAAATGTTTGATGCAACATATGACAAATTGCATTCACTAAATATGAACGACCAGGAAATCATTGATAGCTTTAAAAACTATGTCAAGCAAAGGGATGAGGGCGATGAGTAA
- a CDS encoding ABC transporter ATP-binding protein: MSKVLEIKDLRYKKNHKVILDKVNLSLDNGKIVGLLGANGAGKTTLMRLIVGLNAKTSGQINVVGIDSKEAIKSCVSTTYSLKSAFKDVFAGSWFERNRIKDVVKFYQTVYPDFSLEKYQEMADFLDIDGRQNLKNLSTGETEKLTIALTLARQVPLYLLDEPLNGIDIMTRKKIIKSIIQWKNDDATMIISSHYVKEIAALLDDVIIIKDQTIYEVDSVEEIQAKYHMGIEAYYEQVYEGGTEDEQH, from the coding sequence ATGAGTAAGGTACTAGAAATTAAAGATCTTCGATATAAGAAGAATCACAAAGTTATATTAGACAAGGTCAATTTAAGTTTAGACAACGGGAAAATCGTCGGCTTGCTCGGAGCTAATGGAGCTGGTAAAACGACTTTGATGCGTTTGATTGTCGGTTTGAATGCTAAGACATCCGGTCAGATTAACGTTGTAGGAATCGACAGTAAAGAAGCCATCAAGTCTTGTGTCAGTACAACTTATTCACTCAAGAGTGCCTTTAAAGATGTTTTTGCTGGTAGTTGGTTTGAACGTAATCGTATCAAAGATGTCGTTAAATTTTATCAAACTGTTTATCCTGATTTTTCTTTAGAGAAATACCAAGAGATGGCTGATTTTTTAGATATTGATGGTCGTCAAAACTTGAAAAATTTATCAACTGGTGAGACTGAGAAATTAACAATTGCTTTAACTCTAGCGCGTCAGGTTCCACTTTATTTATTGGATGAACCTTTGAATGGAATTGATATTATGACACGTAAAAAGATTATTAAGAGCATTATTCAATGGAAAAATGATGATGCCACGATGATAATTAGTTCGCATTATGTTAAAGAAATTGCCGCTTTGTTGGATGATGTGATTATTATCAAAGATCAAACTATTTATGAAGTTGATTCAGTTGAAGAAATCCAAGCTAAATATCATATGGGTATTGAAGCCTACTATGAACAAGTTTACGAAGGGGGTACGGAAGATGAGCAGCATTAG
- a CDS encoding ABC transporter ATP-binding protein, giving the protein MAELLKINNLTYKKNYKTILDNINLSIVSGKIIGLLGENGAGKTTLMRLIAGVNSIKEGVITVDGKTKKADIKKNVSLSDELGGFGRNTKVNEIVNFYQNVYPDFSMEKYQKIAQYLELDESKRLSSLSTGTLGKLVIALALARDTKLYLLDEPMSGIDSMSRKKIISSIIRWKSDDSTIIISDHYVTEIASLLDDIVIIKDKTVYEMRSVESIQEKYHLGVEEYYEKVYEGGLPNE; this is encoded by the coding sequence ATGGCAGAATTACTTAAGATAAACAATTTAACGTACAAGAAAAACTACAAGACTATTTTAGACAACATCAACTTATCAATTGTCAGTGGCAAAATTATCGGACTCCTGGGAGAAAACGGAGCTGGTAAAACAACTTTAATGAGACTGATTGCAGGAGTTAATTCCATCAAAGAAGGCGTTATAACGGTAGATGGCAAAACTAAGAAAGCCGATATCAAGAAAAATGTCAGTTTGAGTGATGAATTAGGTGGTTTCGGTCGCAATACCAAAGTCAATGAGATAGTTAACTTTTATCAAAACGTTTATCCTGATTTTTCAATGGAAAAGTATCAAAAAATTGCTCAGTATTTGGAATTAGATGAGTCAAAGCGATTATCAAGTCTTTCAACAGGAACTCTTGGCAAATTAGTGATTGCTTTAGCCCTAGCGCGCGATACGAAATTGTACTTGTTAGATGAACCGATGAGTGGAATTGACAGTATGTCTCGTAAGAAAATTATTAGCAGTATTATTCGTTGGAAATCAGATGACTCTACGATTATTATCAGTGATCACTATGTGACAGAAATTGCTAGTTTATTGGATGACATCGTGATTATCAAAGATAAAACAGTTTATGAGATGCGTTCAGTCGAATCGATCCAAGAAAAATATCACTTAGGCGTTGAAGAGTACTACGAAAAAGTTTACGAAGGAGGTCTACCTAATGAATGA
- a CDS encoding lipoate--protein ligase — MFFIDTSRNGKPVYNAIVNQSLDNYLVNDLRLPGHGLILYVNNPSVIIGVHQNAYAEVNFPYLKEKGIQLVRRTSGGGAVYHDYGNFIFENIVIGNDEHFGEYDYFAKPILDALHAMGATDAKMHGRNDIVIDGKKFSGMTMFKVGDSFAAGGTLMFDLDMDTASKVLTPEKDKLESKGVKSVNKRITNIKSYLDEPYRSMDPVQFKDELLKHIFKVDKLSDIKTYKLTDHDWDIIDSRLKDKYDTDAWNYGKNPGFTNYVSKHFDIGTIAFNFSLKDEKISAIKIYGDFITGGDVGLIEKALLGVKFEKSALVEALSKVDLKNNLGNIEPEPLVDLLLS; from the coding sequence ATGTTTTTTATCGATACCTCAAGGAATGGCAAACCTGTTTATAATGCCATCGTGAATCAATCATTAGATAACTATTTAGTCAACGACTTGCGACTACCTGGACACGGTCTGATTTTGTACGTAAATAACCCTTCTGTCATCATCGGTGTTCATCAAAATGCCTACGCCGAAGTCAACTTCCCTTATCTTAAAGAAAAGGGTATTCAATTAGTCAGAAGAACTTCCGGTGGAGGTGCCGTCTACCACGATTATGGCAACTTCATCTTCGAAAATATCGTTATTGGTAACGACGAACATTTTGGGGAATACGACTACTTTGCTAAACCAATCCTCGACGCTCTACACGCAATGGGTGCTACTGATGCCAAGATGCACGGACGTAACGATATCGTCATCGATGGTAAGAAATTCTCTGGTATGACGATGTTCAAAGTCGGCGATTCTTTTGCAGCTGGTGGAACTCTGATGTTTGATCTCGACATGGATACTGCTAGTAAAGTTCTGACTCCTGAAAAAGATAAACTTGAATCAAAAGGTGTCAAATCCGTCAACAAGCGTATTACGAATATCAAATCTTACTTAGACGAACCTTATCGCAGCATGGACCCAGTTCAATTCAAGGACGAATTGCTAAAACATATTTTCAAAGTCGACAAGTTATCTGACATCAAGACTTACAAATTAACTGACCATGATTGGGATATCATCGATTCTCGTTTGAAAGACAAGTACGATACTGACGCTTGGAATTACGGTAAGAATCCTGGTTTCACTAATTACGTTTCAAAACACTTCGATATTGGAACGATTGCCTTCAATTTCTCACTCAAAGATGAAAAAATTTCTGCCATTAAAATTTATGGCGACTTTATCACTGGCGGCGATGTTGGTTTGATTGAAAAAGCTCTACTTGGAGTTAAGTTTGAAAAATCAGCTTTAGTTGAAGCTCTATCGAAAGTTGATTTGAAGAATAATCTCGGTAACATCGAACCCGAACCACTAGTAGATTTATTATTATCGTAA
- a CDS encoding histidine phosphatase family protein — protein MDIYFIRSGETFFNYLDKMQGWSDTPLTDDGRKDSYQMGRTLVNLGETSENIYCSDMNRSVQTVTELNSGLKAAGGKVLNMITMPELRAQFYGSFEGQSKKEVYKKIAGKTVEETLDEMNANQMQDKLAKIDPKHLAENSKEFWDRFGKGIEKILSVETKPVIVVTHSAILTAMVNMNAPFLLNQVESDNLSLTKVHFDGKKFAPKIVYYNEKVEQNL, from the coding sequence TTGGATATTTACTTTATACGTAGTGGTGAGACTTTTTTCAATTATTTAGACAAAATGCAAGGTTGGTCAGATACTCCTTTAACTGATGATGGTCGCAAAGACTCTTATCAAATGGGGCGGACCTTAGTTAATTTAGGCGAAACTTCAGAGAATATTTATTGTAGTGATATGAATCGTTCAGTTCAAACAGTAACAGAATTAAACAGTGGCTTGAAAGCTGCTGGTGGCAAAGTTTTGAATATGATTACAATGCCAGAATTACGAGCACAGTTTTACGGAAGTTTTGAAGGTCAATCGAAAAAAGAAGTTTATAAGAAAATTGCTGGTAAAACAGTCGAGGAAACTTTGGATGAAATGAATGCCAATCAAATGCAAGACAAGTTGGCAAAAATTGATCCTAAGCATTTAGCTGAAAATAGCAAAGAGTTTTGGGATCGTTTTGGCAAAGGTATCGAAAAGATTTTGTCAGTCGAAACAAAACCAGTCATCGTGGTTACGCACAGCGCAATTTTGACAGCGATGGTCAATATGAATGCACCATTTTTGTTGAATCAAGTGGAATCGGACAATTTGTCTTTGACCAAAGTTCATTTTGACGGAAAGAAATTTGCCCCAAAGATTGTTTATTATAATGAAAAAGTTGAACAAAATTTGTAA
- a CDS encoding aldo/keto reductase — translation MINNSVKNAGKFEFDKDFVVNRLGYGTMQLTGKGVWGAYKDPQQAVDLIKKAFDFGVNFVDTADSYGPWEADTYLAQALKEYPDSDKIFISDKVGQVRTGPNEWIPLGRPEFLRQEVELSLRKFGRDHEDLLFLHRIDSQVPIEDQVGELKKMQDEGKIKHIGISQVTLDELKAAQKVAKIDAVENMYNVGHHQRDDAIVDYTKENGIAFLPWFPLATGQLAKEDGPLADIAKKYNASPAQIALAWLLKRSDNIIPIPGTSSLDHLKDNLESADVSLSDADFEKLSSLE, via the coding sequence ATGATAAATAATAGCGTTAAAAATGCAGGAAAATTTGAATTTGATAAAGATTTCGTTGTTAATCGTTTAGGATACGGCACGATGCAGTTGACTGGTAAAGGTGTCTGGGGTGCTTATAAGGATCCACAACAAGCCGTCGATTTAATCAAAAAAGCTTTTGATTTTGGAGTTAACTTTGTCGACACAGCGGACTCTTACGGACCTTGGGAGGCCGATACTTATTTGGCACAAGCTTTGAAAGAATATCCTGACTCTGACAAGATTTTTATTTCTGACAAAGTAGGGCAAGTTAGAACTGGTCCTAATGAATGGATTCCACTAGGTAGACCTGAATTTCTGCGTCAAGAAGTTGAATTATCTCTACGTAAATTTGGCCGAGACCACGAAGATTTGTTGTTCTTGCACAGAATTGATTCACAAGTTCCAATTGAAGATCAAGTTGGTGAATTGAAGAAGATGCAAGATGAAGGGAAAATCAAGCATATCGGAATTAGCCAAGTGACTCTCGATGAATTAAAGGCTGCTCAAAAAGTGGCAAAAATCGATGCGGTCGAGAACATGTACAATGTCGGTCATCACCAAAGAGATGATGCAATCGTTGATTATACTAAAGAAAACGGAATTGCCTTTTTACCTTGGTTCCCATTGGCTACTGGTCAATTAGCTAAAGAAGATGGACCTTTGGCAGATATTGCTAAGAAATACAATGCAAGTCCTGCTCAAATTGCTCTAGCTTGGTTGTTAAAACGTTCTGACAATATTATTCCAATTCCGGGAACGAGTTCATTGGATCACTTAAAAGACAATCTTGAATCAGCAGATGTTTCATTGAGTGACGCTGATTTTGAAAAGTTATCATCATTAGAATAG
- a CDS encoding HAD family hydrolase yields MNFVFDIDGTLSFDGRTIAPAITQVLTNLIRDHHKVAFASARPIRDLLPIIPGLDQQPLIGGNGVMTRVSGKLSVLQPLPPVAVQQLKQLIERHHLDYVMDGTWNYACQVSNDNPILRQLDPQRLAQRQSLASLNDPVKVILLNLAPALRAKIKRLLITLNLVVIEHSGEGSLDITAQGINKAHALADIGFEHYIAFGNDENDRNMLACAQQAVWVTSKPELTPVSQAITCPPDAAAIAKLILNLSQR; encoded by the coding sequence ATGAATTTTGTTTTTGATATTGATGGTACGTTAAGCTTTGATGGTCGGACCATCGCCCCAGCCATTACACAGGTGTTAACCAACTTAATTCGAGATCATCACAAAGTTGCCTTTGCGTCTGCCCGACCAATTCGTGATTTACTGCCCATTATCCCAGGACTTGACCAGCAGCCCTTAATTGGTGGTAACGGTGTTATGACCCGGGTTTCTGGAAAGTTAAGTGTGCTCCAACCATTACCACCGGTTGCCGTTCAACAGTTGAAGCAGCTCATAGAAAGGCACCACTTGGATTATGTTATGGACGGCACGTGGAATTATGCTTGTCAGGTTTCCAATGATAACCCAATTTTACGTCAACTTGACCCCCAACGATTAGCCCAACGTCAGTCATTAGCTTCCTTAAATGATCCAGTTAAAGTTATTTTACTAAACCTAGCTCCAGCGTTGCGCGCAAAGATCAAACGATTACTCATAACACTAAATCTAGTCGTCATTGAGCATAGTGGTGAAGGCAGTTTAGATATCACCGCTCAAGGCATTAATAAGGCCCACGCTTTGGCCGACATTGGTTTCGAACACTATATTGCTTTTGGCAATGATGAAAACGACCGGAACATGTTAGCTTGTGCTCAGCAAGCAGTTTGGGTCACGAGTAAACCCGAATTGACCCCAGTTTCCCAAGCAATAACGTGTCCACCAGATGCCGCAGCCATTGCAAAACTAATCTTAAACTTAAGCCAACGCTAG